The Streptomyces sp. CC0208 genome window below encodes:
- a CDS encoding thioesterase domain-containing protein, with product MSRPDVAQPVLMPMGRPRPGRCSVLVHAAGGGVGAYTGVGFALRRSGPVVALRGYGLAPGEEPDRSVAAMTDRYWSLLAELPEPPELLFGWSLGGVLAWELAARLAEEGRRPRVVMVDSPAARIDRDPAAARRWRERVHASLAADDSGVPADRVAATADAHLDAVVSYRAEVRHDCPTLLMPCADEDNDDHLAAWREVATHLTVRPLPGDHFTAFDGERLPLLLDHLGAFLTTTEEQHA from the coding sequence ATGAGCCGCCCGGATGTCGCCCAGCCGGTGCTCATGCCGATGGGCCGGCCCCGGCCCGGAAGGTGCAGCGTCCTCGTCCACGCCGCCGGCGGCGGTGTCGGGGCCTACACGGGCGTCGGGTTCGCCCTGCGCCGGTCCGGCCCGGTCGTCGCCCTGCGCGGGTACGGGCTGGCGCCGGGAGAGGAGCCGGACCGCAGCGTCGCCGCGATGACGGACCGCTACTGGTCGCTGCTGGCTGAACTCCCCGAGCCACCGGAGCTGTTGTTCGGCTGGTCACTCGGCGGCGTGCTCGCCTGGGAGCTGGCCGCGCGGCTGGCCGAGGAGGGACGGCGGCCACGGGTCGTGATGGTCGACAGCCCCGCCGCCCGCATCGACCGTGATCCGGCGGCTGCCCGGCGGTGGCGCGAGCGGGTCCACGCCTCCCTCGCCGCCGACGACAGCGGCGTTCCCGCCGACCGGGTCGCCGCGACCGCCGACGCGCACCTCGACGCCGTCGTCTCCTACCGGGCCGAGGTGCGCCACGACTGCCCCACACTGCTGATGCCGTGCGCGGACGAGGACAACGACGACCACTTGGCGGCCTGGCGCGAGGTGGCTACGCACCTGACCGTACGGCCGCTGCCCGGCGACCACTTCACCGCCTTCGACGGCGAGCGGCTGCCCCTTCTCCTGGACCACCTCGGGGCCTTCCTCACCACAACGGAGGAGCAGCATGCCTGA